One segment of Magnetococcales bacterium DNA contains the following:
- a CDS encoding transporter substrate-binding domain-containing protein has protein sequence MKKHLFGFVFFFLFGMAPGVGQAESRAHIDYGLTQEERAWLNAHPNIRLGVDSDYAPYSFRDDQGRYRGIAMEFSRFLSEELDLTMEVVPGLAWPEIVQGVRERSVDVVVTMSHRPEREAFVHFTDIYLPTPLVIMTRTGEDQITSEAHLDGRLVALVEGYSSSQTILDEHPRVKPLMVKTALEGLMAVATGKADAYVGVLGINLHLAQENGLLNLEVASLYGAGLNGQRYGVRKDWPELASIFDKVLGAVSETQKLRLFEPWLPAKALKLPSSGGPLPPTLNTLIPEERAWLEQHPTIRIAINDQWPPMDFVSQDGLPHGIGVDFIQALNRRLGNVLQIFPGPWKQIYGDVQAGRLDALMDITPRPDREHLFHFTRPYIQVPHSIFARRDDPQAGTLKGLSGQSVAVEKGFFIVSVLKKEFPEIRVKEYPKTLDALQAVSKGKADAYIGNRAVALHAARETLITNLAEYATIQQTASINAIGVRKDWPILRDILDKTLAAITPQERTAILQAWTGAQSKQKRAPLELTREEREWIEHHPIIQVASDPAFAPIEFRNSQGQFSGLAWEYLDALSHILGLTFKPTHGRTWPQLVEDLKNHRVDLLSAAVATPDRKKYTTFTSPYLSLPAVIFTNKGSPFIDDLSALEGKKIVVIKSYWLEEVLRETYPGIIQVPVATVQDALLTVTQNQADAYVDSLLTAGHYIQESGFTNLQVSGHTHLQMDLSMGVRSDWPMLAQLLEKAINHMDKRERQAILGKWSAVTVEKRSDPKAILQILLVTSVVVIFFLIWNWSLRRQIQERKKAENESRKLLSAVEQSPASVIITDTKGTIDYVNPAFTRVSGYEQEEVIGLNPRLLQSGKVAPEVYRELWRTILAGQVWFGELLNRKKDGSLFWESATISPLKDPDGVVRHYLAVKEDISDRKAVEKVLKDNETRLQMALANGRLGLWDINIDTGEQISSPIEAEIYGYLPDQAPRFQKDWLDRLHPDDLERVLTYGHEYRAGLHQKYDLEYRIITPDGTMKWVHSKGAGVEWSEDGRVTRMVGTVSEITNRKALESALIQAKEAAESASQTKSDFLANMSHEIRTPMNAIIGMSYLALQTNLDDHQRNYVSKVHRSAESLLRIINDILDFSKIEAGKLEIEAIDFYLEDVFDNLANLVGIKAREKKIDLRFQIDPQLPTALVGDPLRLGQILVNLGNNAVKFTDSGEVVVGASVEERHGEKIVLRFWVQDSGIGMSPEQQEKLFKSFSQVDSSTTRKYGGTGLGLTICKHLTEMMGGRIGVESAPDQGSTFFFTIQLTVQTHAKARPRTDKPPNPLQSLAEMATNLRGAKVLLVEDNEINQELALDLLAGGGVTAEVANNGLEALEKLASGTFDGVLMDIQMPIMDGFETTEKIREQPAFNQLPIIAMTANAMVGDREQMIAAGMNDHIAKPIHVQEMFATMARWITPSGLVDSAALPQLSSPAPTENSPLQLPEMAGINTAAGLKTVLGNVSLYHKLLIKFYRKESGFEEKIRQALESGNLKTATRLAHTLKGLAGNLGATTLQESAALLEKGCAEQNKTEIEAHLPTVLGALEEVLTGLAVLEEQVKEKTPSGPQPLDLSRIIPLLEILRTNLEAYDSEAGSDLEKLTPLVEGTSLEEEMARVTELMENYDLEEALVKVKSMLEKTDQTKPASP, from the coding sequence ATGAAAAAACATCTATTTGGTTTTGTATTCTTTTTTCTATTTGGAATGGCTCCCGGTGTTGGCCAAGCCGAGAGCCGCGCCCATATTGATTATGGCCTGACCCAGGAGGAGAGAGCTTGGTTAAACGCCCACCCCAACATCCGCCTTGGGGTCGATTCCGACTACGCCCCCTACAGCTTTCGTGACGATCAAGGGCGCTACCGTGGCATTGCCATGGAGTTCAGCCGCTTCCTCAGCGAAGAGCTGGACCTCACCATGGAGGTGGTCCCGGGCTTGGCGTGGCCGGAAATTGTCCAGGGCGTGCGGGAACGCAGCGTGGATGTGGTGGTGACCATGTCCCACCGGCCGGAACGGGAAGCCTTCGTCCATTTTACCGACATTTATCTCCCCACACCCCTGGTGATCATGACCCGCACAGGGGAAGATCAAATCACCTCCGAAGCCCACCTGGATGGTCGTTTGGTCGCATTGGTGGAGGGGTATTCCTCTTCCCAAACCATTTTGGATGAACACCCCCGTGTCAAACCATTGATGGTCAAAACCGCCCTGGAAGGGCTCATGGCTGTGGCCACGGGCAAGGCTGACGCCTATGTCGGGGTGCTGGGAATCAACCTGCATCTGGCCCAGGAAAACGGCCTGCTCAATCTGGAAGTGGCCTCCCTTTATGGCGCTGGACTCAATGGCCAGCGCTATGGGGTGCGCAAGGATTGGCCTGAGCTGGCCAGCATTTTTGACAAAGTCCTGGGAGCTGTTTCCGAAACACAAAAGCTGCGGCTGTTCGAGCCCTGGTTGCCAGCCAAGGCGCTCAAGCTCCCCTCATCCGGAGGCCCCTTACCCCCCACCCTGAACACCCTGATCCCTGAGGAGAGGGCCTGGCTTGAACAGCATCCCACCATCCGAATAGCCATCAACGATCAATGGCCCCCCATGGATTTTGTCAGCCAGGATGGCCTGCCCCATGGCATCGGTGTGGACTTTATCCAAGCCCTGAACAGGCGTCTGGGAAATGTATTGCAGATTTTTCCCGGCCCTTGGAAACAGATTTATGGGGATGTTCAAGCCGGACGTTTGGATGCCCTGATGGATATCACCCCCCGCCCGGACCGGGAACATCTGTTCCATTTTACCCGCCCCTACATCCAGGTTCCCCACAGCATTTTTGCCCGTCGGGATGACCCCCAGGCTGGTACTCTCAAAGGCCTTTCCGGTCAAAGCGTGGCGGTGGAAAAAGGCTTTTTTATTGTCTCCGTCCTCAAAAAGGAGTTCCCCGAAATTCGGGTGAAGGAATACCCGAAAACCCTGGATGCGCTACAGGCCGTCTCCAAAGGGAAAGCCGATGCCTATATAGGCAATCGGGCCGTCGCCCTCCACGCTGCGAGGGAAACCTTGATCACCAATTTGGCTGAATATGCCACCATCCAACAGACCGCTTCCATCAATGCCATCGGTGTGCGCAAGGATTGGCCGATTTTGCGCGATATTTTGGATAAAACCCTGGCGGCCATCACCCCCCAGGAACGAACCGCCATTCTTCAGGCGTGGACGGGTGCCCAGAGCAAACAAAAACGCGCGCCCCTGGAATTGACCCGGGAAGAACGGGAGTGGATTGAACACCACCCCATCATTCAAGTGGCTTCCGATCCGGCCTTTGCACCCATCGAATTCAGGAATTCCCAGGGGCAGTTTTCCGGGCTTGCCTGGGAATATCTGGACGCCCTTTCACATATTTTAGGTCTGACCTTCAAACCCACCCACGGCCGAACCTGGCCCCAATTGGTCGAAGATCTCAAAAACCATCGAGTGGATCTGCTTTCAGCCGCTGTGGCCACCCCTGATCGGAAAAAATATACCACGTTCACCTCTCCCTATCTGTCACTGCCAGCGGTGATTTTTACCAATAAAGGGTCCCCCTTTATCGATGATCTTTCCGCCCTGGAAGGGAAAAAGATCGTTGTGATCAAGAGTTATTGGCTTGAGGAGGTGTTGCGTGAGACCTATCCGGGCATCATTCAGGTGCCGGTGGCCACGGTTCAGGATGCTCTGCTCACCGTGACCCAAAATCAGGCAGATGCCTATGTCGACTCTCTGCTGACGGCAGGTCATTACATTCAGGAGAGCGGCTTTACCAATTTACAGGTTTCCGGACATACCCACCTGCAGATGGATCTCTCCATGGGGGTTCGCAGCGACTGGCCGATGCTTGCGCAACTGCTGGAAAAGGCCATCAACCACATGGACAAAAGGGAGCGCCAGGCCATTCTGGGAAAATGGTCGGCGGTGACCGTGGAAAAGAGGTCGGACCCCAAAGCCATTCTGCAAATCCTGCTGGTGACCTCTGTGGTGGTCATCTTCTTTCTGATCTGGAACTGGAGCCTGCGCCGTCAGATCCAGGAGAGAAAGAAAGCTGAAAATGAAAGCCGAAAATTGCTCAGTGCGGTGGAGCAGAGCCCGGCATCTGTCATCATCACCGATACCAAAGGCACCATCGACTATGTTAACCCGGCCTTTACCCGGGTATCCGGATATGAACAGGAAGAGGTCATCGGACTCAATCCAAGATTACTGCAATCGGGGAAAGTGGCCCCCGAGGTGTACCGGGAATTGTGGCGTACCATCCTGGCGGGGCAGGTCTGGTTTGGAGAGCTGTTAAACCGAAAAAAGGATGGCAGCCTGTTTTGGGAGTCTGCCACCATCTCGCCGTTGAAAGATCCCGATGGCGTGGTGCGCCACTATCTGGCGGTAAAAGAAGATATCAGCGACCGCAAGGCGGTGGAAAAGGTCCTCAAGGATAACGAAACCCGCCTGCAGATGGCCTTGGCCAACGGTCGCCTGGGTCTGTGGGACATCAATATCGATACCGGCGAGCAGATCAGCAGCCCTATTGAGGCTGAAATTTATGGCTATCTTCCTGACCAGGCTCCCCGCTTCCAAAAAGATTGGCTGGATCGGCTCCACCCGGATGACCTGGAGCGGGTACTGACCTATGGTCACGAATACCGGGCCGGTCTGCATCAAAAATATGATCTGGAATACCGCATCATCACTCCGGATGGCACGATGAAATGGGTGCATTCCAAGGGAGCCGGGGTGGAGTGGTCTGAGGATGGTCGGGTGACCCGGATGGTGGGCACCGTATCAGAGATCACCAACCGCAAGGCCTTGGAAAGCGCTTTGATCCAGGCCAAAGAGGCGGCGGAATCGGCCAGTCAGACCAAGTCCGATTTTTTGGCCAACATGAGCCACGAAATCCGCACCCCCATGAACGCCATCATCGGCATGTCCTATTTGGCCCTGCAGACCAACCTGGACGATCACCAACGCAATTATGTCAGCAAAGTCCATCGATCCGCAGAATCCTTGTTGAGGATCATCAATGACATTCTCGACTTTTCCAAAATCGAGGCGGGCAAGCTGGAGATAGAAGCGATCGATTTTTATCTCGAAGATGTTTTTGACAACCTGGCCAATCTGGTGGGCATCAAAGCCAGGGAAAAAAAGATCGACCTGCGTTTCCAAATCGATCCACAACTCCCCACCGCTCTGGTGGGAGATCCCCTGCGGTTGGGACAGATCCTGGTCAATCTTGGCAACAACGCCGTCAAGTTTACCGATTCCGGAGAGGTGGTGGTGGGGGCTTCGGTGGAGGAGCGCCACGGGGAAAAAATCGTGCTGCGCTTTTGGGTCCAGGACAGCGGCATCGGCATGAGCCCCGAACAGCAGGAAAAACTGTTTAAATCTTTCAGCCAGGTCGATTCATCCACTACCCGCAAATATGGCGGCACCGGTTTGGGGCTGACCATCTGCAAGCATCTGACGGAAATGATGGGTGGCCGGATTGGGGTGGAGAGTGCACCCGATCAGGGCAGCACCTTTTTCTTCACCATCCAACTCACGGTTCAGACCCACGCCAAGGCGCGCCCTCGAACCGACAAACCCCCCAACCCCCTCCAGTCCCTGGCAGAAATGGCCACCAACCTGCGTGGGGCCAAGGTGCTGTTGGTGGAAGACAACGAGATCAACCAGGAGCTGGCCCTGGATCTGCTGGCCGGAGGAGGGGTCACAGCAGAGGTGGCCAACAATGGCCTGGAGGCTCTGGAAAAGTTGGCCTCTGGAACCTTCGACGGGGTGTTGATGGATATTCAGATGCCGATCATGGACGGTTTTGAGACGACCGAAAAAATTCGCGAACAGCCTGCTTTCAATCAACTGCCCATCATCGCCATGACCGCCAATGCCATGGTCGGGGATCGGGAGCAGATGATCGCGGCTGGCATGAACGACCACATCGCCAAGCCGATCCATGTGCAGGAAATGTTTGCCACCATGGCCCGGTGGATAACCCCTTCAGGGTTGGTGGACTCTGCCGCTCTCCCCCAACTCTCCTCCCCGGCCCCAACTGAAAACAGTCCGTTACAGCTCCCTGAGATGGCCGGAATCAATACCGCCGCCGGGCTCAAGACCGTTTTGGGCAATGTTTCCCTCTATCACAAACTATTGATCAAGTTTTACAGGAAGGAGTCGGGGTTCGAAGAAAAAATCCGCCAAGCTTTGGAGAGCGGTAATCTGAAAACAGCCACCCGCCTGGCCCACACCCTGAAGGGGTTGGCTGGCAATCTGGGCGCAACCACGCTACAGGAGTCGGCGGCCCTGCTGGAAAAGGGGTGTGCAGAGCAAAACAAAACAGAGATCGAAGCCCATTTGCCAACGGTTTTGGGGGCACTGGAAGAGGTGTTGACAGGACTTGCCGTTCTGGAAGAACAGGTGAAGGAAAAAACGCCATCAGGACCTCAGCCTCTGGACCTCTCCCGAATCATTCCCTTGCTTGAAATATTGCGAACCAATCTGGAGGCTTATGACAGCGAAGCGGGAAGTGATCTTGAAAAACTCACTCCCCTTGTTGAGGGCACTTCCCTGGAAGAAGAGATGGCGAGGGTGACGGAATTGATGGAAAATTATGATTTGGAGGAGGCACTGGTGAAGGTTAAATCCATGCTGGAAAAAACAGATCAAACCAAACCTGCTTCACCCTAG
- a CDS encoding response regulator — protein sequence MGQILVIDDDEQFLGFLKEILLMEGLSVETATNGKEGLHLLEKTHFDLIISDVFMPETDGIMLLRALRKSHPGIKIIGISGGGRGISAAETLPIIKQLGAAKVLSKPFTRKELLPLVYELLGKKTGVG from the coding sequence ATGGGGCAGATTCTGGTCATCGATGATGACGAACAATTTCTTGGATTTTTAAAGGAAATTTTGTTGATGGAGGGGCTGAGTGTCGAGACCGCTACCAACGGGAAAGAGGGATTACACCTGTTGGAAAAGACCCATTTTGACCTGATCATCAGCGATGTTTTCATGCCGGAGACAGATGGCATCATGCTGTTGCGAGCGTTGCGAAAAAGCCATCCAGGCATCAAAATCATCGGCATTTCCGGGGGGGGGCGTGGCATCTCCGCAGCGGAAACACTCCCCATTATCAAACAGCTTGGTGCTGCCAAAGTTTTATCCAAGCCCTTTACCAGAAAAGAGCTTTTGCCATTGGTTTATGAACTGTTGGGGAAAAAAACCGGGGTCGGATAG